A window of the Desulfobacula toluolica Tol2 genome harbors these coding sequences:
- a CDS encoding bifunctional ADP-dependent NAD(P)H-hydrate dehydratase/NAD(P)H-hydrate epimerase has translation MILVTANQMRDMDKQTIESFGIPGRVLMENAGKGAFDFLLKKFKNLTAKKIAVMAGRGNNGGDGFVIARYLMEKKIAVTIFLLSSKKKVTGDAKANMDLAQKLCNLSQTCSIVEIPDAEAFEAQRVKILHHDFFIDAILGTGLNSDVRGFFKDAIEVMNTSSKPIFSVDIPSGLHSDTGQPLGASVKADATATFALAKPGHVLYPGNVYTGDLKVIDIGIPNFIAQEQSIQLSLIEKKEVAACFTPRKFQSHKGSFGHLLVIAGSVGKTGAAALCANAAMRCGTGLVTLGVAQSLNQNIETLVAEPMTHPLPEQDKGFLSDHCFDEIQTLLKGKQALAIGPGIGTRAGTKQLVKKLIQTSQVPLIIDADAINCIADDSNILKQKKVPAILTPHPGEMARLCKASPSDIQADRIGTASRFASEFNTILILKGAQTIVSFPDGRSCICPTGNPGMASGGMGDVLTGMIAGFCAQGFSPENASLAGVYIHGLCADTLCRDMGGFGFIATDIIQTIPKTIHQYVLGKGTHLKSIPAKI, from the coding sequence ATGATTCTTGTTACGGCAAATCAAATGAGGGATATGGACAAACAGACCATAGAATCTTTTGGTATTCCCGGACGCGTTTTAATGGAAAACGCGGGAAAGGGCGCATTTGATTTCCTGCTCAAAAAATTTAAAAATCTTACAGCAAAAAAAATTGCCGTTATGGCCGGTCGAGGCAACAACGGAGGTGATGGGTTTGTCATTGCACGATATCTAATGGAAAAAAAAATTGCCGTGACCATCTTTTTATTATCTTCAAAAAAAAAGGTAACCGGGGATGCAAAAGCCAATATGGATCTTGCTCAAAAATTATGCAACCTCTCCCAAACCTGTTCCATTGTTGAAATTCCTGATGCAGAGGCGTTTGAAGCACAAAGAGTCAAAATTCTCCATCATGATTTTTTCATTGATGCCATTTTGGGAACCGGCCTGAATTCAGATGTCAGGGGATTTTTCAAGGATGCCATTGAAGTGATGAATACTTCCTCAAAACCTATTTTCTCAGTGGATATCCCATCGGGCCTTCATTCGGATACAGGACAGCCCCTTGGTGCATCAGTCAAGGCAGATGCCACAGCCACATTTGCTTTGGCCAAGCCGGGCCATGTTCTGTATCCGGGAAATGTTTACACCGGTGATCTTAAGGTCATTGATATCGGTATTCCAAATTTTATTGCCCAAGAGCAGTCCATTCAGCTCTCATTGATTGAAAAAAAAGAGGTTGCCGCCTGCTTTACTCCACGAAAGTTCCAAAGTCATAAAGGCAGCTTCGGCCATCTGCTGGTCATTGCAGGTTCTGTTGGAAAAACAGGGGCTGCCGCCCTTTGCGCCAATGCCGCCATGCGGTGCGGAACCGGCCTGGTCACCCTTGGGGTTGCCCAAAGCCTCAATCAGAACATTGAAACGCTGGTCGCAGAACCAATGACCCATCCGTTACCGGAACAGGACAAAGGATTTTTATCTGATCATTGTTTTGATGAGATTCAAACACTTTTAAAAGGAAAACAGGCACTTGCCATTGGCCCTGGTATCGGCACCCGGGCCGGTACGAAACAACTTGTCAAAAAGCTTATTCAAACAAGTCAAGTTCCCCTTATTATTGATGCAGATGCCATCAATTGCATTGCAGACGACTCAAACATCTTAAAGCAAAAAAAAGTACCAGCCATTTTGACCCCCCACCCGGGTGAAATGGCAAGGCTGTGCAAGGCAAGCCCTTCTGATATCCAGGCAGACAGGATCGGTACTGCTTCACGATTTGCCAGTGAATTTAATACAATTTTGATCTTAAAAGGAGCCCAGACCATTGTCAGCTTCCCGGACGGCAGATCCTGTATTTGTCCCACCGGCAATCCAGGCATGGCCTCCGGCGGAATGGGCGATGTGCTGACCGGTATGATCGCAGGTTTTTGCGCCCAGGGATTTTCTCCTGAAAACGCAAGCCTTGCAGGCGTTTACATTCATGGCCTGTGTGCTGACACTCTTTGCCGTGACATGGGCGGATTTGGTTTTATTGCCACAGATATAATCCAAACCATTCCAAAAACCATTCATCAATACGTCTTGGGAAAGGGGACACATTTAAAATCAATCCCCGCCAAAATATGA
- the tsaE gene encoding tRNA (adenosine(37)-N6)-threonylcarbamoyltransferase complex ATPase subunit type 1 TsaE yields MKILTSKSSKQTHNLGMALGQNISQGISIALIGDLGAGKTTFVQGLARGLCVSEKYYITSPTYTIINEYPAGLFTLCHLDLYRLGSADELEYIGFDDLVDDTHIMVVEWPQILKDVLFSFDLEINFKFDEHYNRIISFFASGQPGSNLLDKLVL; encoded by the coding sequence ATGAAAATACTGACATCAAAAAGTTCAAAACAAACGCATAACTTGGGCATGGCCCTGGGGCAAAACATTTCCCAGGGAATATCAATTGCCCTTATCGGTGATCTGGGCGCAGGCAAGACAACCTTTGTCCAGGGGCTTGCCCGAGGACTTTGCGTATCTGAAAAATACTATATCACAAGTCCAACCTACACCATCATCAATGAGTATCCAGCAGGTTTGTTTACCCTCTGTCACCTGGATCTTTACCGGCTTGGATCTGCAGATGAACTCGAATATATAGGATTTGACGACCTTGTTGATGACACCCATATTATGGTTGTTGAATGGCCCCAGATTTTAAAGGATGTATTATTTAGCTTTGATCTTGAAATAAATTTTAAATTTGATGAACACTATAATAGAATTATATCCTTTTTTGCATCTGGACAACCAGGATCAAATTTGTTAGATAAATTAGTTTTATAA